A section of the Felis catus isolate Fca126 chromosome B2, F.catus_Fca126_mat1.0, whole genome shotgun sequence genome encodes:
- the CENPW gene encoding centromere protein W, with amino-acid sequence MAPSTTVSQRKKIKRKAPRGFLKRVFKRQKPHLRLETSGDLLVHLNCLLFVQRLAEESRMSAFENKCGVIKKEHVQAAAKVILKKSRG; translated from the exons ATGGCGCCCTCGACCACAGTCTcccagagaaagaagataaaacgGAAGGCTCCCCGGGGCTTTCTTAAGCGCGTCTTCAAGCGACAGAAGCCTCACCTTCGTCTAGAGACAAGTGGCGACTTACTG GTGCACCTGAATTGTTTACTGTTTGTTCAGCGTTTAGCAGAAGAGTCCAGGATGAGTGCTTTTGAGAATAAGTGTGGAGTCATTAAAAAGGAGCATGTACAGGCTGCAGCAAAG gTAATTCTAAAGAAGAGCAGAGGTTAG